A region of Methyloversatilis discipulorum DNA encodes the following proteins:
- the purM gene encoding phosphoribosylformylglycinamidine cyclo-ligase, with the protein MTSSKDSRAPLSYAAAGVDIDAGDALVERIKPLAKRTMRPEVIGGIGGFGALFEVSKNYREPVLVSGTDGVGTKLKLAFQLDGHDTVGQDLVAMSVNDILVQGAEPVFFLDYFACGKLDVDTAARVVGGIARGCELAGCALIGGETAEMPGMYPAGEYDLAGFAVGIAEKSQLITGETIAEGDVVLGLASSGAHSNGYSLLRKILERDAPDLNADFHGRTLRETVLEPTRIYVKPLLALMKEAPGLVKGMAHITGGGLLDNVPRVLPAGLSAHIDASSWTLPPLFAWLREAGNVAAQEMYRVFNCGIGMVVIVSAADADRATQSLSAAGETVYRIGRIERCGEGEAQTVVR; encoded by the coding sequence ATGACTTCATCCAAGGATTCCCGCGCTCCCCTCAGTTACGCCGCTGCCGGTGTGGATATCGACGCCGGCGACGCGCTGGTCGAGCGCATCAAGCCGCTGGCCAAGCGCACGATGCGCCCCGAGGTGATCGGCGGCATCGGCGGTTTCGGCGCGCTGTTCGAGGTGTCCAAGAACTACCGCGAGCCGGTGCTGGTGTCCGGCACCGACGGTGTGGGCACCAAGCTGAAACTCGCCTTCCAGCTCGACGGTCACGACACGGTCGGCCAGGATCTGGTGGCGATGAGCGTCAATGACATTCTGGTGCAGGGCGCCGAACCGGTGTTCTTCCTCGACTACTTCGCCTGCGGCAAGCTCGACGTCGATACGGCGGCGCGCGTGGTCGGCGGCATCGCCCGCGGCTGCGAACTCGCGGGCTGTGCGCTGATCGGTGGTGAAACGGCCGAAATGCCCGGCATGTACCCGGCTGGCGAATACGACCTCGCGGGCTTTGCGGTCGGCATCGCCGAGAAAAGCCAGCTGATCACCGGCGAAACCATCGCCGAGGGCGACGTGGTGCTCGGCCTGGCGTCCAGCGGCGCGCATTCGAATGGCTACTCCCTGCTGCGCAAGATCCTCGAGCGCGACGCGCCGGACCTGAATGCCGACTTCCACGGCCGTACGCTGCGTGAGACGGTGCTCGAACCGACCCGCATCTACGTGAAGCCGCTGCTCGCGCTGATGAAGGAAGCGCCGGGGCTGGTGAAGGGCATGGCCCACATCACCGGCGGCGGCCTGCTCGACAACGTGCCGCGCGTACTGCCGGCCGGACTGTCGGCACACATCGATGCGTCGTCGTGGACGCTGCCGCCGCTGTTCGCCTGGCTGCGCGAGGCCGGAAACGTGGCCGCGCAGGAGATGTACCGCGTGTTCAATTGCGGCATCGGCATGGTGGTCATCGTGTCGGCGGCGGATGCTGATCGCGCGACGCAGTCGCTGAGCGCGGCCGGCGAGACCGTCTATCGCATCGGCCGCATTGAGCGCTGCGGCGAGGGCGAGGCGCAGACAGTCGTCCGCTGA